The genomic segment GGGTACGAATGTGGCTCGGCGCCGCGATCAGCCCGTCGCCGAGGTGCTGACGGCGGGCAGCGACGCGCCGGGCTCGCAGACCGACGGGCGCCAGTGCGGCTTGGCCAGGACGGTCTGCACCAGGCCGATGCGGTGCTCGGCGAAGCCGGCCTCGCAGTAGGCCAGGTACATCCGCCACAGGCGGCGGAAGCGCTCGTCGTAGCCCAGGGCCTCGAGCCGGTCCTCGGCCGCGTCGAAGTTCACGCGCCAGCGCCGCAGCGTCTCGGCGTAGTGGGGCGTGAGGTCCTCGAGGTGCACCGTGCGAAGGTCGGTGTCGCGCGCGACGCACCGGGCGATGACCTCGCGCGAGGGCAGGCACCCGTTGGGGAAGATGAGCGTGCGCATGAAGCTCTTGGACGCGCGCTCGACCGCGTAGGCGCGGTCGTCCATCACGATGGCCTGCAGGAGCATGGAGCCGTCGGGAGCCAGCAGGTCGCTGCAGCAGCGGAAGTAGGTGTCGAAGTCCTTCCAGCCGACGGCCTCGATCATCTCGATGGAGACGAGCTTGTCGTAGCGCCCGCGCAGGTCGCGGTAGTCGTCGCGCAGCACGGTGACGCGGTCCTGCAGCCCCGCCTCGCGCACGCGGCGCACCGCCACGTCGTGCTGCTCGGCCGAGATCGTCGTCGTCGTGACCCGGCAGCCGCGCGTCGAGGCGGCGTGCACGGCGAAGCCGCCCCAGCCCGTCCCGATCTCCAGGACGTGGTCTGCGGCGCCGATGTCGAGCTTGTCGCAGATGCGGTCCAGCTTGGCCCGCGACGCCTCCTCCAGGCTCATCCCCGGGCGCTCGAACACCGCCCCCGAGTACATCATCGTGGGGTCGAGCATGATCTCGAACAGGTCGTTGCCCAGGTCGTAGTGAGCGGCGATGTCCTGCCGGCTGCGCAGCGGCGTGTTGCGCACGAACGCCAGGCGCGCGCGCTGGAACGGCTCGCGCAGCGGCGTCATCCGCCGGCGCACCTCGTCGAGCTTGGTCACGTTGCGCGCCGCGACGCGCACGAGCGCCGTCAGATCCGGCGAGTCCCACAGCCCGTCGCGGTAGGACTCGGCCAGGCCGAGGCTGCCGCGCAGCAGCGCCACCCAGGCGCGGTCCGAGCGGATCGACATCGTGGCCTCGGGCGCCCCGTGCCCGAAGACGTGGCGCTGCGGGCCCTCG from the Baekduia soli genome contains:
- a CDS encoding SAM-dependent methyltransferase, with amino-acid sequence MTERAARAVVLSILRRIEVGRLTVVEGPQRHVFGHGAPEATMSIRSDRAWVALLRGSLGLAESYRDGLWDSPDLTALVRVAARNVTKLDEVRRRMTPLREPFQRARLAFVRNTPLRSRQDIAAHYDLGNDLFEIMLDPTMMYSGAVFERPGMSLEEASRAKLDRICDKLDIGAADHVLEIGTGWGGFAVHAASTRGCRVTTTTISAEQHDVAVRRVREAGLQDRVTVLRDDYRDLRGRYDKLVSIEMIEAVGWKDFDTYFRCCSDLLAPDGSMLLQAIVMDDRAYAVERASKSFMRTLIFPNGCLPSREVIARCVARDTDLRTVHLEDLTPHYAETLRRWRVNFDAAEDRLEALGYDERFRRLWRMYLAYCEAGFAEHRIGLVQTVLAKPHWRPSVCEPGASLPAVSTSATG